The following are encoded together in the Pseudomonas maumuensis genome:
- a CDS encoding transglycosylase SLT domain-containing protein, with the protein MRSRLLQIASCLLLTTLAASVAQAADITQQRQYYDEAKRALAKGDKGPYLRYAQALRDYPLTPYLTYDELTARLKSASNEEIEGFLKAHGDLPQANWMKLRWLRWLAERGEWNTFTRYYDPKLNFTELDCLNGQYQLSHGQRAEGFANAEKLWNVGKSQPTACDTLFAMWAAEGQLTEAKRWQRAKLAAQARNYGLANNLVKTLTTLAPQGKLLIDVAQKPELLNQPSRFTPVNEAMSDVVSLGLRRLARQNPEQAMALLDDYAQRMHFSRDEKVAIAREIGLTLARRYDPRALDLMTRYDPELRDNTVSEWRLRLLLRLARWEEAYELTKRLPQDLASSNRWKYWQARSLELAQPNNPQVPLLYKTVARERDFYGFLAADRAQTPYQLNNKPLALSQALTNKVRNTPGIRRALEFHARGQIVEGRREWYHVSRHFNRDEMVAQARLAYDMRWYFPAIRTISQAQYWDDLDIRFPMAHRDTLVREAKVRGLHSSWVFAITRQESAFMEDARSSVGASGLMQLMPGTAKETARKFSIPLASPAQVFNPDKNIQLGAAYLSQVHSQFNGNRVLASAAYNAGPGRVRQWLKGAKHLSFDVWVESIPFDETRQYVQNVLSYSVIYGQKLNSPQPLVDWHERYFDDM; encoded by the coding sequence TTACAAATTGCTTCCTGCCTGTTGCTGACCACCCTCGCCGCGAGCGTCGCACAGGCCGCCGACATCACCCAGCAACGTCAATACTACGACGAGGCCAAGCGCGCGCTGGCCAAGGGCGACAAGGGCCCCTACCTGCGCTACGCCCAGGCGCTGCGCGATTACCCGCTCACGCCCTACCTCACCTACGACGAGCTGACTGCCCGCCTCAAGAGCGCCAGCAACGAAGAGATCGAGGGCTTCCTCAAGGCCCATGGCGACCTGCCCCAGGCCAACTGGATGAAACTGCGCTGGTTGCGCTGGCTGGCCGAGCGCGGTGAATGGAACACCTTCACCCGCTATTACGACCCCAAGCTGAACTTCACCGAACTGGACTGCCTCAACGGCCAGTACCAGCTCTCCCACGGCCAGCGCGCCGAAGGCTTCGCCAACGCCGAAAAATTGTGGAACGTCGGCAAATCCCAGCCCACGGCCTGCGACACCCTGTTCGCCATGTGGGCCGCCGAAGGCCAGCTGACCGAGGCCAAGCGCTGGCAGCGCGCGAAGCTTGCGGCACAGGCGCGCAACTACGGCCTGGCCAACAACCTGGTGAAAACCCTCACCACCCTCGCCCCCCAGGGCAAGCTGCTGATCGACGTGGCGCAGAAGCCCGAGCTGCTCAACCAGCCTTCGCGCTTCACACCGGTCAACGAGGCCATGTCCGACGTGGTCAGCCTGGGGCTTCGCCGCCTGGCCCGGCAAAATCCGGAGCAGGCCATGGCGTTGCTCGACGATTATGCCCAGCGCATGCACTTCTCCCGCGACGAGAAGGTCGCCATCGCCCGCGAGATCGGCCTGACCCTGGCTCGCCGCTACGACCCGCGCGCCCTCGACCTGATGACCCGCTACGACCCGGAACTGCGCGACAACACCGTCAGTGAATGGCGCCTGCGCCTGCTGCTGCGCCTAGCCCGTTGGGAAGAAGCCTACGAACTGACCAAGCGCCTGCCCCAGGACCTGGCCAGCAGCAACCGCTGGAAGTACTGGCAGGCGCGTAGCCTGGAGCTGGCCCAGCCGAACAACCCGCAGGTCCCGCTGCTGTACAAGACCGTCGCCCGCGAGCGTGATTTCTATGGCTTCCTCGCCGCCGACCGGGCGCAGACGCCCTATCAGCTGAACAACAAGCCGCTGGCGCTGAGCCAGGCGCTGACCAACAAGGTCCGCAACACCCCCGGCATCCGTCGCGCACTGGAATTCCACGCCCGTGGCCAGATCGTCGAAGGGCGCCGCGAGTGGTACCACGTCAGCCGCCACTTCAACCGTGACGAGATGGTCGCCCAGGCCCGCCTGGCCTACGACATGCGCTGGTACTTCCCGGCCATCCGCACCATCAGCCAGGCCCAGTACTGGGACGACCTGGATATCCGCTTCCCGATGGCCCACCGCGATACCCTGGTGCGCGAGGCCAAAGTGCGCGGCCTGCATTCGAGCTGGGTGTTCGCCATCACCCGCCAGGAGAGCGCCTTCATGGAAGACGCCCGCTCCAGCGTCGGCGCCAGCGGCCTGATGCAGCTGATGCCGGGCACCGCCAAGGAAACCGCGCGCAAGTTCAGCATCCCGCTGGCGTCACCGGCCCAGGTCTTCAACCCGGACAAGAACATCCAGCTCGGCGCCGCCTACCTGAGCCAGGTACACAGCCAGTTCAATGGTAACCGCGTGCTGGCCTCGGCCGCCTACAACGCAGGCCCCGGGCGTGTACGTCAGTGGCTCAAGGGCGCCAAGCACCTGAGCTTCGATGTGTGGGTCGAATCGATTCCGTTCGACGAGACGCGCCAGTACGTGCAGAACGTCCTGTCGTATTCGGTCATCTATGGGCAGAAGCTCAATTCACCGCAGCCGCTGGTGGATTGGCATGAGCGGTATTTCGACGATATGTGA
- a CDS encoding MOSC domain-containing protein produces the protein MFLSALYRYPVKSAQAQRLQASMVGNLGLDGDRRWLVVEQENGRFLTQRAWPRLGQISASYGEQGQLLLQAPGQAPLEVPVPHADNSLRGVTIWRDTLRVPDAGDAAAAWLSELLGKAVRLVYCPEQRARYLPSGYGLNSDRAAFPDGFPLLLIGQASLDELSSRVGRPMEMLRFRPNLVVEGAEAFAEDRWKRIRIGDMTFRVLKPSVRCILTTLDPATGERSPDREPLTTLKTFREKEGDVLFGQNLAVDGEGELKVGMAVEVIE, from the coding sequence ATGTTTCTGAGTGCGTTGTATCGGTACCCGGTGAAATCGGCCCAGGCCCAGCGCCTGCAGGCGTCCATGGTCGGCAATCTGGGCCTTGACGGTGACCGGCGCTGGCTGGTGGTGGAGCAAGAGAATGGCCGCTTTCTGACCCAGCGCGCTTGGCCCCGGCTGGGGCAGATCAGTGCCAGTTATGGCGAGCAGGGCCAACTGCTGCTCCAGGCGCCGGGGCAAGCGCCCTTGGAGGTGCCGGTACCGCACGCTGACAATTCCCTGCGTGGCGTGACCATCTGGCGCGACACCTTGCGCGTGCCCGATGCCGGCGATGCCGCCGCGGCCTGGCTCAGCGAGCTTCTGGGCAAGGCGGTAAGGCTGGTGTACTGCCCCGAGCAGCGGGCCCGCTACCTGCCAAGCGGCTACGGCCTCAACAGTGACCGGGCAGCCTTTCCCGATGGTTTTCCACTGCTGTTGATCGGCCAAGCCTCGCTGGATGAGTTGAGCAGCCGTGTGGGGCGCCCCATGGAGATGTTGCGCTTTCGCCCGAACCTTGTGGTCGAGGGGGCCGAGGCCTTTGCCGAAGACCGTTGGAAGCGCATTCGTATTGGCGACATGACCTTCCGTGTGCTCAAGCCGAGCGTGCGCTGCATCCTCACCACTCTCGATCCCGCCACGGGCGAACGCAGCCCGGACCGTGAGCCGTTGACCACGCTCAAGACGTTCCGCGAGAAAGAAGGGGATGTGCTGTTTGGTCAGAACCTGGCGGTGGATGGCGAGGGGGAACTGAAGGTGGGGATGGCGGTTGAGGTTATTGAGTAA
- a CDS encoding chemotaxis protein CheV yields MAGILDTVDQRTQLVGENRLEILMFRLAGRQLFAINVFKVQEVLQLPKLTLMPQRHSFVCGVVNLRGQTLPVIDLSQAIGMRPLQPGPNSTIIVTEYNRSVQAFLVGGVDRIVNMNWEAIMPPPASAGRQHYLTAITKVDEQLVEVIDVEKVLAEIVPYNAKVSRDKLEDPVLARARGREVLLVDDSTVALAQLRDTLSQLGVKLHVASDGLKALRLLKGWADAGENVCEKLLMVFTDAEMPEMDGYRLTTEIRNDPRLRGLYVVLHTSLSGSFNESMVKKVGCDNFLSKFQPDRLVDVVRQRLSLDHATV; encoded by the coding sequence ATGGCTGGCATTCTCGACACGGTAGACCAACGCACGCAACTGGTGGGTGAGAACCGCCTGGAAATCCTCATGTTCCGCCTGGCTGGCCGACAGTTGTTCGCCATCAACGTGTTCAAGGTCCAGGAGGTGCTGCAACTGCCCAAGCTGACCCTTATGCCGCAGCGCCATTCCTTCGTTTGCGGCGTGGTCAACCTGCGCGGCCAAACGCTGCCGGTCATCGACCTGTCCCAAGCGATCGGCATGCGTCCACTGCAGCCGGGGCCGAACAGCACCATCATCGTCACCGAATACAACCGTTCGGTGCAGGCGTTCCTGGTGGGGGGGGTGGATCGTATCGTCAATATGAACTGGGAAGCCATCATGCCACCGCCGGCCAGCGCCGGTCGCCAGCACTACCTCACGGCGATCACCAAGGTCGACGAGCAGTTGGTGGAAGTCATCGATGTGGAAAAAGTGCTGGCCGAGATCGTGCCCTACAATGCCAAGGTCTCCCGCGACAAGCTCGAAGACCCGGTGCTGGCCCGCGCCCGTGGCCGTGAGGTGCTGTTGGTGGACGACTCCACCGTGGCCCTGGCGCAGTTGCGCGACACGCTGTCGCAATTGGGGGTGAAGCTGCACGTGGCCAGCGACGGCCTCAAGGCCCTGCGCCTGCTCAAGGGCTGGGCGGACGCCGGGGAGAACGTCTGCGAGAAGTTGCTGATGGTCTTCACCGATGCCGAGATGCCCGAGATGGATGGTTACCGGCTGACCACCGAAATCCGCAACGACCCGCGCCTGCGTGGTCTCTATGTGGTGCTGCACACTTCGCTGTCGGGCAGTTTCAACGAGTCCATGGTCAAGAAGGTCGGTTGCGACAACTTCCTTTCCAAGTTCCAGCCCGATCGCCTGGTGGATGTGGTGCGTCAACGCCTGAGCTTGGACCACGCCACGGTGTAA
- a CDS encoding histidine kinase, with protein sequence MDSTPLHNAAVAAFLQDAQVLLARSQECLQHLELITNDPDACHSLNAALDTLARRAIALGLHEVAHHTLALQRLIAPACAQQHLHGDSLSALAACLTLLDWQLELLDPQTGRLDMDTEEQRHLLTELAITLGQPASQLCADCQESGVSCAHPHAQGASVEQSHAAADRQH encoded by the coding sequence ATGGATAGCACTCCACTGCACAACGCCGCCGTGGCGGCTTTTCTGCAGGACGCACAGGTCCTGCTGGCCAGGTCCCAGGAATGCCTGCAGCACTTGGAACTCATCACCAACGATCCGGATGCCTGCCACAGCCTCAACGCGGCGCTCGACACCCTCGCCCGGCGAGCAATCGCGCTCGGCCTGCATGAGGTGGCCCACCATACCCTGGCCCTGCAACGTCTCATCGCACCCGCTTGCGCCCAGCAGCACCTGCACGGCGACAGCCTGTCCGCGCTTGCTGCCTGCCTGACCCTGCTGGACTGGCAATTGGAACTGCTAGACCCGCAAACCGGCCGCCTGGACATGGACACCGAGGAACAACGACACCTGCTGACAGAGCTCGCCATCACCCTGGGCCAACCCGCTTCGCAACTGTGTGCCGACTGCCAGGAAAGCGGCGTGTCATGCGCCCACCCTCACGCCCAAGGCGCATCAGTGGAGCAAAGCCACGCCGCAGCCGACCGCCAACATTAA
- a CDS encoding sensor histidine kinase, which produces MLPRLKFLQRCRSRVALLRWTTTLLCLASLAANLVVYLRTLPLSASLLMLQLLAMIGVGWHLRHWARSISLRPAELATRMLKVQESERQRLSRELHDDIGQLLTAAKLQVDWLQRRVPAELQEHCATLRSTLDHTLGNVRDVSTILNPRQLASLGLEASLRAHLLRTLENTDVHWSLECNQRLGGISEEVAMAAFRITQEAVTNMLRHAHARNLVVRLQRTSAGLALSIQDDGGGFVPAQAPAQSGLRGMAGMQERVTALQGSLTITSQPGQGTRIDALFPWPPRNQERARTPASDDL; this is translated from the coding sequence ATGCTCCCACGCTTGAAGTTTCTCCAGCGTTGCCGCTCCAGAGTTGCCCTGCTCCGCTGGACGACCACGCTGCTGTGCTTGGCATCACTGGCAGCGAACCTGGTGGTGTACCTGCGTACCCTGCCATTGTCAGCCAGCCTGCTGATGCTCCAGTTGCTGGCGATGATCGGCGTGGGCTGGCACCTTCGCCATTGGGCGCGCTCGATCAGCCTGCGCCCAGCGGAACTGGCAACGCGCATGCTCAAGGTGCAGGAAAGTGAGCGCCAACGCCTGAGTCGTGAACTGCATGACGATATCGGCCAGCTGCTGACCGCCGCCAAGCTTCAGGTCGACTGGCTGCAACGCCGCGTGCCGGCCGAACTGCAGGAGCACTGCGCTACCTTGCGCAGCACCCTGGACCACACCCTGGGCAACGTGCGTGACGTTTCGACCATTCTCAACCCTCGGCAACTGGCCAGCCTGGGCCTGGAGGCGAGCCTGCGCGCGCATTTGCTGCGCACTTTGGAAAACACCGACGTACATTGGAGCCTGGAGTGCAACCAACGCCTGGGCGGCATCAGCGAAGAGGTGGCCATGGCGGCGTTTCGCATCACCCAGGAGGCGGTTACCAACATGCTCCGCCACGCACACGCACGCAACCTGGTGGTCCGCCTGCAGCGGACCTCGGCCGGCCTTGCCTTGTCGATCCAGGATGACGGTGGCGGCTTCGTGCCGGCCCAGGCGCCTGCGCAGAGTGGCCTGCGCGGCATGGCCGGCATGCAGGAGCGAGTGACCGCCCTGCAGGGCAGCTTGACCATCACCAGCCAGCCCGGTCAGGGCACCCGGATCGACGCCCTCTTCCCATGGCCACCCCGCAACCAAGAACGCGCCAGGACCCCTGCTTCCGATGACCTGTAA
- a CDS encoding response regulator translates to MTCNLLLVDDHSLIRAGVRALVSDIPGYTVIGEADDGGQLLEHVLRLAPDIVLLDISMRSTSGLDALTQLRANGCLCKVLILSMHTDPEMIMRALESGAHGYLLKDTTATELEQALTALRNEERYLSPAIAHTVINQALLRAQSGRQPSNDGHNLTARQLEILRLIVRGKSTREIASGLGLSIKTVETHRSQIMKRLQIYDVAGLVLFAVREKIISLDD, encoded by the coding sequence ATGACCTGTAATCTATTGCTGGTGGACGACCACTCCCTGATTCGTGCAGGTGTCAGGGCACTGGTATCGGACATTCCCGGCTACACCGTGATTGGCGAAGCCGACGATGGCGGCCAACTGCTGGAACACGTCCTGCGCCTCGCGCCGGACATCGTCCTGCTGGACATTTCCATGCGCTCGACCAGCGGCCTGGATGCCCTGACGCAATTGCGTGCAAACGGCTGCCTCTGCAAAGTCCTGATCCTGTCGATGCACACCGACCCTGAGATGATCATGCGCGCCCTGGAAAGCGGCGCCCATGGCTACCTGCTCAAGGACACCACGGCTACCGAGCTGGAACAAGCGTTGACCGCCCTGCGCAACGAAGAGCGCTATCTCAGCCCGGCCATCGCCCACACGGTGATCAACCAGGCGTTGTTGCGCGCCCAGAGTGGCCGTCAGCCAAGCAACGATGGCCATAACCTGACCGCCCGCCAACTGGAAATCCTGCGTCTGATCGTGCGCGGCAAATCGACCCGGGAAATCGCGAGCGGCCTGGGCCTGTCGATCAAAACCGTGGAAACCCATCGTTCGCAGATCATGAAGCGCCTGCAGATCTACGACGTGGCGGGCCTGGTGCTGTTCGCCGTGCGCGAGAAGATCATCAGCCTGGACGACTGA
- the yegS gene encoding lipid kinase YegS, with product MSERKALLILHGKQAVNEDVRAAVGQLRERGWTLDVRLTWEGGDARRLVGEALAAGYGHVVAGGGDGTLRDVAEAMGLAATQASLALLPLGTANDFAKAAGVPLEPQAALALLEVPARSIDLGRVGDQLFLNMATGGFGSQVTANTSEDLKKVLGAAAYLFTGLSRFSELQAASVELLGPDFQWQGELLALGIGNGRQAGGGHVLCPEASVDDGLLDVGILPAPQEMAGALRDLLAGEGLFVRARLPWVEIKGAQGLDMNLDGEPLQATSLRFEAVPRALRVHLPANSPLLSRPG from the coding sequence ATGAGCGAACGCAAGGCATTGCTGATCCTGCATGGCAAGCAGGCCGTCAACGAAGACGTACGCGCCGCGGTGGGCCAATTGCGTGAGCGTGGCTGGACGTTGGATGTGCGCCTGACCTGGGAAGGCGGTGATGCTCGGCGCCTGGTCGGCGAAGCGCTGGCGGCGGGCTATGGGCACGTGGTGGCCGGGGGTGGTGATGGCACGCTGCGGGATGTGGCCGAAGCCATGGGGCTGGCGGCTACCCAGGCCAGCCTGGCGCTGCTGCCGCTGGGCACGGCCAACGACTTCGCCAAGGCGGCCGGTGTGCCTCTTGAGCCGCAAGCGGCCCTGGCGCTGCTAGAGGTGCCGGCGCGGTCGATCGACCTGGGCCGGGTGGGTGACCAGCTGTTCCTGAACATGGCCACTGGCGGATTCGGAAGCCAGGTCACCGCCAATACCTCCGAAGACCTGAAGAAGGTACTCGGCGCGGCGGCCTACCTGTTCACCGGTTTGTCGCGTTTCAGCGAGCTGCAGGCCGCCTCGGTCGAGCTGCTGGGCCCAGACTTCCAGTGGCAGGGCGAGTTGCTGGCGCTGGGGATCGGCAATGGTCGCCAGGCCGGTGGCGGGCACGTGTTGTGCCCGGAGGCGAGTGTGGACGATGGCCTGTTGGACGTTGGTATCCTGCCGGCACCCCAGGAGATGGCGGGGGCCCTGCGTGATCTGCTGGCCGGTGAAGGGTTGTTCGTGCGCGCCCGCTTGCCGTGGGTGGAGATCAAGGGCGCCCAGGGACTGGACATGAACCTCGACGGTGAGCCCCTGCAAGCGACCAGCCTGCGCTTCGAGGCGGTACCCAGGGCGTTGCGCGTGCATTTACCGGCGAACTCGCCGTTGCTCAGTCGTCCAGGCTGA
- a CDS encoding mannose-1-phosphate guanylyltransferase/mannose-6-phosphate isomerase, with protein sequence MSVLIPCIIAGGAGTRLWPVSREAMPKPFMRLPDGMSLLQKTFSRASSLPGVERVLTVTNREVVFRTQDEYRQVSTQHVALDFILEPLGRNTAPAIAAAALHCARLHGEDSLLLVLPADHLIQDLGAFEAAVQQAMALAGQGWLTTFGLQPSRAETGFGYIEQGQPIAAGGYQVARFVEKPDADTAQAYLDGGRHLWNAGMFCLRVGTVLQELQAHAPEVLHSVTHCLEQSQVKEGPGGLQVELDPERFALAPDISIDYALMEASAKVAVVPCDLGWSDIGCWEAVRELRPADGQGNHCNGETVLLDVRNCYIDSPRRLVGAVGLDNLIVIDTPDALLIADAARSQEVKVIAQQLKRQGHDAYRLHRTVTRPWGLYTVLEEGPRFKIKRIMVRPGESLSLQMHHHRSEHWIVVSGMACVTNGQEEFLLDTNESTFIKPGRSHRLTNPGVIDLVMIEVQSGEYLGEDDIVRFTDIYGRAPAAAPA encoded by the coding sequence ATGAGCGTTCTGATCCCCTGCATCATCGCTGGCGGCGCCGGCACTCGATTGTGGCCGGTCTCACGCGAGGCCATGCCCAAGCCGTTCATGCGCCTGCCCGATGGCATGAGCCTGCTGCAGAAGACCTTCAGCCGCGCCAGCAGCCTGCCTGGGGTCGAGCGGGTGCTTACGGTGACCAACCGTGAAGTGGTGTTCCGCACCCAGGACGAGTATCGCCAGGTCAGCACCCAGCACGTAGCCCTCGATTTCATTCTCGAACCCCTGGGCCGCAACACCGCCCCCGCCATTGCCGCCGCAGCACTGCACTGCGCCCGCCTGCACGGTGAGGACAGCCTGCTGCTGGTACTGCCCGCCGACCACCTGATTCAGGACCTGGGCGCTTTCGAGGCAGCCGTCCAGCAGGCCATGGCGCTGGCCGGGCAAGGTTGGCTGACTACCTTTGGCCTGCAGCCGAGCCGCGCCGAGACCGGTTTCGGCTACATCGAGCAAGGCCAGCCGATCGCTGCTGGTGGCTACCAGGTCGCCCGCTTCGTCGAAAAACCCGACGCCGACACCGCCCAGGCCTACCTCGACGGTGGCCGGCACCTGTGGAACGCCGGCATGTTCTGCCTGCGCGTCGGCACCGTGCTGCAGGAACTACAGGCGCATGCCCCGGAAGTCCTGCACAGCGTGACCCACTGCCTGGAGCAAAGCCAGGTCAAGGAGGGTCCAGGGGGCCTGCAGGTGGAGCTCGACCCCGAGCGCTTCGCCCTGGCCCCCGATATCTCCATCGACTACGCCCTCATGGAAGCGTCCGCCAAGGTGGCCGTGGTGCCGTGCGACCTCGGCTGGAGCGACATCGGCTGCTGGGAAGCGGTACGTGAACTGCGCCCGGCCGATGGGCAGGGCAACCACTGCAATGGCGAAACCGTGCTGCTAGACGTGCGCAACTGCTACATCGACTCGCCACGGCGCCTGGTCGGCGCGGTCGGCCTGGACAACCTGATCGTCATCGACACCCCCGACGCCCTGCTGATCGCCGATGCCGCGCGCAGCCAGGAGGTCAAGGTGATCGCCCAGCAGCTCAAGCGCCAGGGCCATGACGCCTACCGCCTGCACCGCACCGTGACCCGCCCCTGGGGCCTGTACACCGTGCTCGAGGAAGGGCCACGGTTCAAGATCAAGCGCATCATGGTGCGCCCTGGCGAATCGCTGTCGCTGCAGATGCATCATCACCGCAGCGAACATTGGATCGTGGTCAGCGGCATGGCCTGCGTGACCAATGGCCAGGAAGAGTTCCTGCTCGACACCAACGAGTCCACCTTCATCAAGCCTGGGCGCAGCCACCGCCTGACCAATCCCGGGGTCATCGACCTGGTGATGATCGAAGTACAGAGCGGCGAATACCTGGGCGAAGACGACATCGTACGCTTTACTGATATCTATGGACGCGCCCCGGCAGCAGCACCTGCTTGA
- a CDS encoding glycosyltransferase family 4 protein gives MRILWTLPYLPWPTTSGSKTRQYHLLRALAQHGHRITLLVQSKVPLSDTAREALEPLVERLIVLPRRALNSPLNLLASPIIDYPMRAIINGLAPCLRHRFEQLLDEPWDVIQIEHSYSFQPFERALQARGLPYMLSEHYLESVMGAACHDRLPLWLRPLNAFDRWRYRRWEQRVLRQPSEVVAVSAHDADLIGRISGRPVNVVVNGVDCDHYQDVRPTPHSQRLLFVGNFEYGANLEAIEWALEEILPQVWMSNPAVRLAIAGHALPASWKLHWNDPRIEWVGYRPDLRELQRRSALFFAPLRHAGGSKVKILEAMAAGLPVITTSNGASGLAMNNGEHYLGSDDSGQLALLVNQLLNQPWRMCQLSEAGRQFARQRHDWSVAAQQLENVHMRLTQLAPAGAGASGGVLAK, from the coding sequence ATGCGCATACTCTGGACCCTGCCCTACCTGCCCTGGCCCACCACCAGTGGCAGCAAGACCCGGCAATACCACCTGCTGCGCGCCCTGGCGCAGCATGGCCACCGGATCACCTTGCTGGTGCAGTCGAAGGTCCCCTTGAGCGACACCGCGCGCGAAGCCCTGGAGCCCCTGGTGGAGCGCCTGATCGTACTGCCCAGGCGAGCACTGAACAGCCCGCTCAACCTGCTCGCCTCACCTATCATCGACTATCCCATGCGGGCCATCATCAATGGCCTGGCGCCTTGCCTGCGGCATCGCTTCGAGCAACTGCTGGACGAACCCTGGGATGTGATCCAGATCGAGCACAGCTACAGCTTCCAGCCATTCGAGAGGGCCCTGCAGGCCCGCGGCCTGCCCTACATGCTCAGCGAGCATTACCTGGAATCCGTGATGGGTGCCGCCTGCCACGATCGCCTGCCGCTGTGGCTGCGGCCACTGAACGCCTTCGACCGCTGGCGCTATCGGCGCTGGGAACAACGGGTACTGCGCCAACCCAGCGAAGTGGTGGCGGTCAGCGCTCACGATGCCGACCTGATCGGCCGGATCAGCGGTCGCCCGGTGAATGTGGTGGTCAATGGCGTGGACTGCGACCACTACCAGGACGTGCGTCCTACCCCACACAGTCAGCGCCTGCTGTTCGTCGGCAACTTCGAGTACGGCGCCAACCTGGAGGCCATCGAGTGGGCGCTGGAGGAAATCCTGCCACAGGTGTGGATGAGCAATCCGGCGGTGCGCCTGGCCATCGCCGGGCACGCGCTGCCGGCCAGCTGGAAACTGCACTGGAACGACCCGCGCATCGAGTGGGTGGGTTATCGCCCCGACCTGCGCGAGCTGCAACGGCGCTCGGCGCTATTCTTCGCGCCGCTGCGCCATGCCGGCGGCTCCAAGGTGAAGATCCTTGAGGCCATGGCCGCCGGGCTTCCGGTAATCACCACCAGCAACGGCGCCTCGGGCCTGGCCATGAACAATGGCGAACACTACCTGGGCAGCGACGACAGCGGCCAGCTGGCGCTGCTGGTCAACCAATTGCTCAACCAGCCGTGGCGCATGTGCCAGCTCAGCGAAGCCGGGCGCCAGTTCGCCCGCCAGCGCCATGACTGGAGCGTCGCCGCCCAGCAACTGGAGAACGTGCATATGCGCCTGACCCAGCTGGCCCCGGCAGGCGCAGGCGCCAGCGGCGGTGTGCTAGCCAAGTAG
- a CDS encoding molybdopterin molybdotransferase MoeA: MTAVAELARPLMPVEEALERLLALAEKAPITETEHVALAEAEGRVLAHELVAGLDLPPWPNSAMDGYALCLADWQGEPLRVTQRIFAGHAPQPLEPGTCARIFTGAPLPEGADCVEMQENTEVLADGRVRFLEPLALSQNVRPKGQETRVGESVMSAGTRLGPIQLGLAATLGFGTLEVRRQPRVAVLSTGDELVEPGLPLGPGQIYNSNRRLLVSWLQRLGCRVVDAGILPDDLERTRQCLGGLGDVDLILSTGGVSVGEADFLGLALREAGELALWKLAIKPGKPLTFGHYQGVPVIGLPGNPASTLVTFGLLTRPYLLRRLGVGNVAPLSFSVPAGFDWPKAGTRREYLRARIEEGRVRIYKNQSSGVLRSAAWADGVVEVLEGSTPRQGDAVRFIPFSELLG; this comes from the coding sequence GTGACAGCCGTGGCTGAGTTGGCCCGGCCGTTGATGCCGGTGGAAGAGGCCTTGGAGCGCCTGCTGGCGCTGGCCGAAAAGGCGCCGATCACCGAGACCGAACACGTCGCGCTGGCCGAGGCCGAAGGGCGGGTCCTGGCCCATGAGCTGGTGGCCGGCCTCGACCTGCCGCCGTGGCCCAACAGCGCCATGGACGGCTACGCCCTGTGCCTGGCCGACTGGCAGGGCGAACCGCTGCGGGTAACCCAGCGCATCTTTGCCGGCCACGCGCCACAGCCCCTGGAGCCTGGCACCTGCGCCCGGATCTTCACTGGTGCGCCGCTGCCCGAAGGCGCCGATTGCGTCGAGATGCAGGAAAATACCGAGGTGCTCGCGGATGGCCGGGTGCGGTTCCTCGAGCCTTTGGCGCTGTCACAGAACGTTCGCCCCAAGGGCCAGGAAACCCGCGTCGGCGAATCGGTGATGAGCGCCGGCACGCGGCTGGGCCCGATCCAGCTCGGCCTGGCTGCGACCCTGGGGTTCGGCACCCTTGAAGTGCGGCGCCAACCACGGGTGGCGGTGCTGTCGACTGGTGATGAACTGGTCGAACCGGGTTTGCCACTGGGCCCCGGGCAGATCTACAACAGCAACCGGCGCCTGCTGGTCAGTTGGCTGCAACGCCTGGGCTGCAGGGTGGTCGATGCCGGCATCCTCCCGGATGACCTCGAGCGCACTCGCCAGTGCCTGGGTGGGCTGGGTGATGTCGACCTGATCCTGTCCACGGGCGGTGTGTCGGTGGGCGAGGCAGATTTTCTAGGCCTGGCCCTGCGTGAAGCGGGCGAGCTGGCGCTGTGGAAGCTGGCGATCAAACCGGGCAAGCCGCTGACCTTCGGCCATTACCAGGGCGTGCCGGTAATCGGTTTGCCGGGCAATCCGGCGTCGACCCTGGTCACCTTCGGCCTGTTGACTCGGCCTTACCTGCTGCGCCGGCTGGGTGTGGGCAATGTCGCACCCCTGAGTTTCAGTGTGCCGGCGGGATTCGACTGGCCCAAGGCCGGAACCCGTCGCGAGTACCTGCGTGCGCGCATCGAGGAGGGCCGGGTGCGCATCTACAAGAACCAGAGTTCCGGTGTGCTGCGCAGCGCGGCCTGGGCCGACGGAGTGGTGGAGGTGCTGGAGGGCAGCACACCAAGGCAGGGCGATGCGGTCAGGTTCATCCCGTTCAGCGAGCTACTTGGCTAG